Proteins encoded by one window of Nocardioides euryhalodurans:
- a CDS encoding helicase HerA-like domain-containing protein, translating to MTDSAATSPDDAVAEGIAAGYAFEGPALELGGLMLDATRLSDARIRIPLSMVNRHGLVAGATGSGKTKTLQLLAEQLSAHGVPVFAADIKGDLSGLSVPGEGGEKITARASSVGQAWQATGFPVELYALGGQGTGIPLRVTMSSFGPVLLSKVLGLNETQESSLGLVFHYADQRGLPLLDLADLRAVVQHLVSDEGKADLKALGGLSAATAGVILRELIGFADQGAEAFFGEPEFASSDLLQTAADGRGLISLVELPNLQDRPAVFSTFLMWLLADLFHDLPEVGDVDRPKLVFFFDEAHLLFDDASEAFLDQIAQTVRLIRSKGVGVFFVTQSPTDVPDDVLAQLGSRVQHQLRAHTPRDAKALRATVETYPTSSYDDLGEVITGLGIGEAVVTVMSERGAPTPVAWTRLRAPESLMGPADPAAMQAAVEASPRNATYATTLDRESAREILAARLEEGAAKAEAEGQTEAGSTASKPRPKAKPKPKPKEDGGLVRDVVESDAFQDFMRTAAREIARGMFGAARR from the coding sequence ATGACGGACAGCGCAGCGACGAGCCCCGACGACGCGGTCGCCGAGGGGATCGCGGCCGGCTACGCCTTCGAGGGGCCGGCCCTCGAGCTGGGTGGCCTGATGCTCGACGCGACCCGGCTGTCCGACGCACGGATCCGGATCCCGCTGTCGATGGTCAACCGGCACGGCCTCGTCGCCGGGGCGACCGGCTCCGGCAAGACCAAGACCCTGCAGCTGCTCGCCGAGCAGCTGAGCGCCCACGGCGTACCGGTCTTCGCGGCCGACATCAAGGGCGACCTGTCCGGCCTCAGCGTGCCCGGCGAGGGCGGCGAGAAGATCACCGCGCGGGCATCCTCAGTGGGTCAGGCGTGGCAGGCGACCGGCTTCCCGGTGGAGCTCTACGCCCTGGGTGGGCAGGGGACGGGGATCCCCCTGCGGGTCACGATGAGCTCGTTCGGCCCGGTGCTGCTCAGCAAGGTTCTCGGCCTCAACGAGACCCAGGAGTCCAGCCTGGGGCTGGTCTTCCACTACGCCGACCAGCGGGGGCTGCCGCTGCTCGACCTCGCCGACCTGCGCGCCGTGGTCCAGCACCTCGTCAGCGACGAGGGGAAGGCCGACCTCAAGGCGCTCGGCGGGCTGTCGGCCGCGACCGCCGGCGTGATCCTCCGCGAGCTCATCGGCTTCGCCGACCAGGGGGCGGAGGCGTTCTTCGGCGAGCCCGAGTTCGCGTCGTCCGACCTGCTGCAGACCGCCGCCGACGGGCGCGGGCTGATCAGCCTGGTGGAGCTGCCGAACCTCCAGGACCGGCCGGCGGTCTTCTCCACCTTCCTGATGTGGCTGCTCGCCGACCTCTTCCACGACCTCCCCGAGGTCGGCGACGTCGACCGGCCCAAGCTGGTCTTCTTCTTCGACGAGGCCCACCTGCTCTTCGACGACGCCTCGGAGGCGTTCCTCGACCAGATCGCCCAGACCGTCCGGCTGATCCGCTCCAAGGGGGTCGGCGTCTTCTTCGTCACGCAGAGCCCGACCGACGTGCCCGACGACGTGCTGGCCCAGCTCGGCTCGCGGGTCCAGCACCAGCTCCGTGCCCACACGCCCAGGGACGCCAAGGCGCTCCGGGCCACGGTGGAGACCTACCCCACGAGCTCCTACGACGACCTCGGCGAGGTGATCACCGGCCTGGGGATCGGCGAGGCGGTCGTGACCGTGATGAGCGAGCGCGGCGCGCCGACCCCGGTGGCCTGGACCCGGCTGCGGGCGCCCGAGTCGCTGATGGGCCCGGCCGACCCGGCGGCGATGCAGGCCGCGGTCGAGGCCAGTCCGCGGAACGCGACGTACGCCACGACCCTCGACCGGGAGTCGGCACGCGAGATCCTCGCGGCCCGGCTCGAGGAGGGCGCGGCCAAGGCGGAGGCCGAGGGGCAGACGGAGGCGGGTTCGACCGCGTCGAAGCCCAGGCCCAAGGCCAAGCCGAAGCCGAAGCCGAAGGAGGACGGCGGCCTGGTCCGCGACGTGGTGGAGTCGGACGCCTTCCAGGACTTCATGAGGACCGCGGCCCGCGAGATCGCCCGCGGGATGTTCGGCGCGGCACGCCGCTGA
- a CDS encoding EsaB/YukD family protein, with protein sequence MTRVGADLVRVTVVAARGRTDLVLPTSVPVAELLRGSGLLDRVAAGERPRLLAGGTRELLPGRGLTDQEVDDGAVLTLTCETDPPPHAHDDLVTVVADVVEHDLATWSVATGRRTAVGAGAALLLLGAAALLAGRGPQAWGAAGAVALLGVAAALVLSRRGSALPATLVAWLAVAYAVVALVGSPSPFPWPVQGGAAAVLVGASFLPDRRLRLVLLPAVLTGVAVAGSGLLAGWLGLPVVAVLTGVAVLVAGAGDVLVWLATVPARLHPEPVGVHALDRDRVVDQVTRTHQVLAVLGAASGLLLVVAAPAAASLGAWGATAAMVACLLVLLRARRHRTATGVLTGLASGLTGSVALAAAVLWLHPDWRLGVAAGLVATGGGAVLVGVRGVGPSLRLGRLAELAETLALVALPPLLVAATGLLGAVQRWVP encoded by the coding sequence GTGACGCGCGTCGGTGCCGACCTGGTCCGGGTGACCGTGGTGGCGGCCCGGGGCCGGACCGACCTGGTGCTGCCGACGTCCGTGCCCGTGGCCGAGCTGCTGCGGGGGAGCGGCCTCCTCGACCGGGTCGCGGCAGGGGAGCGTCCTCGGCTGCTCGCCGGCGGGACGCGGGAGCTGCTGCCCGGCCGCGGGCTCACCGACCAGGAGGTCGACGACGGTGCGGTGCTCACCCTCACCTGCGAGACCGACCCGCCCCCGCACGCGCACGACGACCTGGTCACGGTCGTGGCCGACGTGGTCGAGCACGACCTGGCGACCTGGTCGGTCGCCACCGGCCGACGTACGGCCGTGGGGGCGGGGGCGGCGCTGCTCCTGCTCGGAGCCGCGGCGCTGCTGGCCGGGCGCGGTCCGCAGGCCTGGGGCGCAGCGGGGGCGGTGGCGCTGCTGGGCGTCGCGGCGGCCCTGGTGCTGTCGCGCCGGGGCTCGGCCCTCCCGGCGACGCTGGTGGCCTGGCTGGCCGTGGCGTACGCCGTGGTCGCGCTGGTGGGGTCGCCCTCACCGTTCCCGTGGCCGGTCCAGGGTGGGGCGGCGGCGGTGCTGGTGGGGGCCTCGTTCCTGCCGGACCGGAGGCTGCGGCTCGTGCTGCTGCCCGCGGTCCTGACCGGCGTCGCGGTGGCAGGGTCGGGTCTGCTCGCCGGGTGGCTCGGGCTGCCGGTCGTGGCGGTGCTCACCGGCGTGGCCGTGCTGGTGGCCGGCGCCGGGGACGTCCTGGTCTGGCTGGCGACGGTCCCTGCCCGGCTCCACCCCGAGCCGGTCGGCGTCCACGCCCTCGACCGTGACCGGGTCGTCGACCAGGTCACCCGGACCCACCAGGTCCTCGCCGTGCTCGGTGCTGCCTCCGGCCTGTTGCTGGTCGTGGCTGCCCCGGCCGCGGCCTCCCTCGGCGCCTGGGGCGCGACGGCTGCGATGGTCGCGTGCCTGCTCGTGCTGCTGCGGGCGCGGCGTCACCGGACGGCGACCGGCGTCCTCACCGGACTGGCCTCCGGGCTCACGGGGTCGGTGGCCCTCGCGGCGGCGGTGCTGTGGCTCCACCCCGACTGGCGGCTCGGGGTCGCTGCCGGCCTGGTCGCGACCGGGGGCGGGGCGGTGCTGGTCGGGGTTCGCGGGGTCGGCCCGTCCCTGCGCCTCGGACGCCTCGCCGAGCTGGCCGAGACGCTGGCGCTGGTGGCCCTGCCGCCGCTGCTGGTCGCGGCGACCGGGCTGCTCGGCGCCGTCCAGCGGTGGGTGCCGTGA
- a CDS encoding DUF389 domain-containing protein produces MLTALRTHVLPAAQRRTLDELTEDLDLRHGDTTAKRSAFWTMLVLSAVIATAGVLADSTATVIGAMIIAPLSTPIMGIALAVVKRQRNGSVRYVVLGALLVVAVGASFSWALPGSYDLLDNSQVAGRVSPRLVDLAAALATGLAGAVALARRDVAAVLPGVAIAISLVPPLAVVGVCLGHGSGLLAAGALVLFLSNLVALVLAGMFVFTVLAYRDATQGVGSVSPRRTYATLAVLSVTVLVPLALNSAFSYYVAILTTRVEDAATSWLGEVPGASVESVDLSSVTFRIEVRTRTHAPPTDTLMKDLEGSVPDGFRITVVTTLGEEIDAGTTGG; encoded by the coding sequence ATGCTGACCGCTCTCCGGACCCACGTCCTGCCGGCCGCCCAGCGGCGCACCCTGGACGAGCTGACCGAGGACCTCGACCTGCGCCACGGCGACACGACCGCCAAGCGCTCGGCGTTCTGGACCATGCTCGTGCTCTCGGCCGTCATCGCCACTGCCGGTGTGCTCGCCGACTCCACGGCCACCGTGATCGGGGCGATGATCATCGCCCCGCTCTCGACGCCCATCATGGGCATCGCGCTCGCGGTCGTGAAGCGGCAGCGCAACGGGTCGGTGCGCTACGTCGTCCTCGGCGCGCTCCTGGTGGTCGCGGTCGGCGCGTCGTTCTCGTGGGCCCTGCCCGGTTCCTACGACCTCCTCGACAACTCCCAGGTCGCCGGCAGGGTCTCGCCCCGGCTCGTCGACCTGGCAGCGGCACTCGCCACGGGTCTGGCGGGTGCGGTGGCCCTGGCCCGCCGCGACGTGGCGGCGGTCCTGCCGGGTGTGGCGATCGCGATCTCGCTGGTCCCACCGCTCGCCGTGGTGGGGGTCTGCCTGGGTCACGGCAGCGGACTCCTCGCGGCCGGGGCGCTGGTGCTGTTCCTCTCGAACCTGGTGGCACTCGTGCTCGCCGGGATGTTCGTCTTCACGGTCCTCGCCTACCGTGACGCGACCCAGGGGGTCGGGAGCGTGAGCCCGAGGCGGACCTACGCGACCCTGGCCGTGCTGTCGGTCACCGTGCTGGTCCCGCTCGCCCTGAACTCCGCGTTCTCCTACTACGTCGCGATCCTCACAACCCGCGTCGAGGACGCTGCGACCAGCTGGCTGGGTGAGGTCCCGGGAGCGTCGGTCGAATCGGTCGACCTGTCGTCGGTGACCTTCAGGATCGAGGTCCGCACCCGGACCCATGCTCCTCCGACCGACACCCTCATGAAGGACCTCGAGGGCAGCGTCCCGGACGGCTTCCGGATCACCGTCGTCACCACCCTGGGAGAGGAGATCGACGCCGGAACCACCGGTGGATGA
- the eccCa gene encoding type VII secretion protein EccCa produces MPAPDPPSGPIVPEAPPSLEPREGVGAILSSAVPMLGSLGSVVLVATMATQSGAGGHRSLLAAGCFLLGTLGFVVVQVDRQRSRRRQQQARSRRGYLRHLADVRARLHRAAAQQREALRREHPPPTALPARAEERRPWPQRPDQGPALLVRYAEARQPLSVELVRPEVGAAEEPDPVASAALDRLLATHRDVPGLPLLVDLVATGSVHVTGEREAGRSLTRAMVCSAATCHSPDDLAVAVLASPEALDDWRWLGWLPHAHSRRRHDAVGGARCAVTSAEALAPLLPRPGPDAAHVLLVVDGADPPPARPGLTVVGLRPGPAGPPSGEALRLHARPDGTLGVEAPRAAPTSAVADRCDLATAEAVARRLLPLAVPAGGPLGDPGLLALLGERASGPDEPRDLLRVPIGVGDDGRPVHLDLKESARGGVGPHGLLVGATGSGKSELLRTLVLGLALTHPPDVLEMVLVDFKGGATFAGLAPLPHVAGTVTNLADDLTLVDRVQHALAGELVRRQEVLRAAGGLASVHDLDRARAAGSDLPVLPSLLVVVDEFAEMLAARPGFLDVFTAIGRLGRSLGLHLLLASQRLEEGRLRGLESHLSYRIGLRTFSSAESRAVLGVPDAASLPPLPGSGFLRTGPGDPVRFRASYVSGAAPPPTARPAVLPFTLEEVPLPADVPGPPAGGPSVLEQAVAQLCGRGPRARQVWLPPLDEPAALGTLLQEVATAGLVLPLGTVDRPRQQRRDPLLVDLTGAGGHVAVVGAPRSGRTTLLQTLAAALALTHSPEQVRLLLLDLAGGGLTPLAGLPHVVAHATGHDPDVVRRVVAELRDLLDRRETGAGDRDGEVFVLVDGWSRLRGGPGELESEIQQVAARGLAHGVHVVVAADRWADLRAAMRDLVGTRLELRLGDPLDSEVDRRAARAVPQDRPGRGLTPEAHHFLAALPRLDDSGLEGLVARVAAAWPATTRPRLRPLPDQVALADVPSSGDVAGLVLGVDERLAPVTLDPVADPHTLVLGGPGSGRTATLRTLLHEIVRSHPADRAQVVLVDPRRSLLGEVPEAHLLGHHGTGAAPALAELADHLQRRLPGPGVTREQLRARSWWSGAEVFVVVDDHELALLPGEPPPLAPLLPLLPRAADVGLHLVLATGTSVRALHDPVAQALRGLASPTLLLPGDPTDGPVVGRLTAVPGPPGRARLVGRDGARALQVMWTEPAG; encoded by the coding sequence GTGCCGGCCCCCGACCCGCCCTCCGGACCGATCGTGCCGGAGGCGCCACCCTCGCTCGAGCCGAGAGAGGGCGTCGGAGCGATCCTGTCGAGCGCCGTACCCATGCTGGGGAGCCTGGGCTCGGTCGTCCTCGTGGCGACGATGGCGACCCAGTCCGGGGCCGGCGGCCACCGCAGCCTGCTCGCCGCGGGCTGCTTCCTGCTCGGAACGCTCGGCTTCGTCGTGGTGCAGGTCGACCGGCAGCGCAGTCGGCGCCGGCAGCAGCAGGCACGGTCGCGGCGGGGCTACCTGCGTCACCTCGCCGACGTCCGCGCGCGGCTGCACCGGGCGGCCGCGCAGCAGCGGGAGGCCCTCCGCCGTGAGCACCCGCCGCCGACCGCGCTTCCTGCTCGGGCCGAGGAGCGCCGGCCGTGGCCGCAGCGACCGGACCAGGGTCCCGCCCTCCTCGTGAGGTACGCCGAGGCGCGGCAACCGCTGTCCGTGGAGCTGGTCCGCCCCGAGGTCGGTGCGGCCGAGGAGCCCGACCCGGTTGCGTCGGCCGCCCTGGACCGGCTGCTCGCCACCCACCGTGACGTGCCCGGCCTGCCGCTGCTGGTCGACCTGGTCGCGACCGGTTCGGTCCACGTCACCGGCGAGCGGGAGGCCGGTCGCTCCCTGACCCGGGCGATGGTCTGCTCCGCCGCCACCTGCCATTCGCCCGACGACCTCGCGGTGGCGGTCCTCGCCTCGCCCGAGGCTCTCGACGACTGGCGCTGGCTGGGGTGGCTGCCCCACGCGCACAGCCGCCGGCGTCACGACGCCGTCGGCGGTGCCCGCTGCGCCGTGACCTCGGCCGAGGCACTGGCTCCGCTCCTCCCCCGGCCCGGACCCGACGCTGCCCACGTGCTGCTCGTCGTGGACGGGGCCGACCCGCCCCCGGCACGCCCGGGCCTCACCGTGGTCGGGCTGCGCCCTGGACCAGCCGGTCCACCCTCGGGGGAGGCGCTGCGGCTGCACGCGAGGCCCGACGGCACCCTGGGGGTCGAGGCGCCCCGCGCCGCACCCACGAGCGCCGTCGCAGACCGCTGCGACCTCGCGACGGCCGAGGCCGTGGCGAGGCGGTTGCTGCCGCTCGCCGTACCCGCGGGCGGCCCGCTGGGCGATCCGGGCCTGCTCGCGCTCCTGGGCGAACGGGCCTCGGGACCGGACGAGCCCCGCGACCTGCTCCGGGTCCCGATCGGCGTCGGCGACGACGGACGACCGGTGCACCTCGACCTCAAGGAGTCGGCCCGCGGGGGCGTGGGTCCGCACGGGCTGCTGGTCGGCGCGACCGGCTCGGGCAAGTCCGAGCTGCTGCGCACGCTGGTCCTCGGGCTCGCCCTGACCCACCCGCCCGACGTCCTCGAGATGGTGCTGGTCGACTTCAAGGGCGGGGCCACCTTCGCCGGGCTGGCGCCGCTCCCCCACGTGGCCGGCACCGTCACCAACCTCGCCGACGACCTGACGCTCGTCGACCGGGTGCAGCACGCCCTCGCGGGCGAGCTCGTCCGTCGGCAGGAGGTGCTGCGGGCCGCGGGCGGACTGGCCTCGGTCCACGACCTCGACCGTGCCCGGGCTGCCGGGTCCGACCTGCCGGTCCTCCCCTCCCTGCTCGTGGTCGTCGACGAGTTCGCCGAGATGCTCGCCGCGCGGCCCGGGTTCCTCGACGTGTTCACCGCCATCGGGCGGCTCGGCCGTTCGCTCGGCCTGCACCTCCTGCTGGCGTCGCAGCGGCTCGAGGAGGGTCGGCTGCGCGGCCTCGAGTCCCACCTCTCCTACCGGATCGGTCTGCGGACCTTCAGCAGCGCCGAGTCCCGGGCCGTCCTGGGCGTCCCGGACGCCGCCTCGCTGCCGCCGCTCCCGGGCAGCGGCTTCCTGCGGACCGGCCCCGGCGACCCGGTCCGGTTCCGGGCGTCGTACGTCTCCGGGGCTGCACCGCCACCCACGGCGCGCCCGGCGGTGCTGCCCTTCACGCTCGAGGAGGTGCCGCTGCCCGCGGACGTGCCCGGCCCACCGGCGGGCGGACCGTCGGTGCTCGAGCAGGCCGTCGCGCAGCTCTGCGGGCGCGGCCCGCGCGCCCGCCAGGTCTGGCTGCCACCGCTCGACGAGCCCGCCGCGCTCGGCACGCTGCTCCAGGAGGTCGCGACCGCGGGCCTGGTGCTGCCGCTCGGCACGGTCGACCGTCCCCGCCAGCAGCGACGCGACCCGCTCCTCGTCGACCTGACCGGAGCCGGCGGCCACGTCGCGGTCGTGGGCGCACCGCGGAGCGGCCGCACCACCCTGCTGCAGACCCTGGCGGCGGCGCTCGCGCTGACCCACTCCCCCGAGCAGGTGCGGCTGCTGCTCCTCGACCTCGCCGGCGGTGGTCTCACCCCCCTTGCCGGGCTCCCCCACGTGGTCGCCCACGCCACCGGCCACGACCCCGACGTCGTACGCCGGGTGGTGGCCGAGCTGCGCGACCTGCTCGACCGGCGCGAGACCGGGGCCGGCGACCGGGACGGCGAGGTCTTCGTGCTGGTGGACGGCTGGAGCCGGCTGCGTGGCGGGCCCGGCGAGCTCGAGTCCGAGATCCAGCAGGTCGCGGCCCGTGGCCTCGCCCACGGCGTGCACGTCGTCGTCGCCGCCGACCGCTGGGCCGACCTGCGAGCGGCGATGCGCGACCTGGTCGGCACCCGGCTGGAGCTGCGGCTCGGCGACCCGCTCGACTCCGAGGTGGACCGCCGCGCCGCCCGGGCCGTCCCGCAGGACCGGCCCGGGCGGGGGCTGACGCCGGAGGCGCACCACTTCCTGGCGGCGCTGCCCCGCCTCGACGATTCCGGCCTCGAGGGGCTGGTGGCGCGGGTGGCTGCGGCGTGGCCCGCGACGACCCGGCCACGGCTGCGCCCGCTCCCGGATCAGGTCGCGCTGGCCGACGTACCGTCCAGCGGCGACGTCGCCGGTCTGGTGCTCGGCGTCGACGAGCGTCTCGCACCCGTCACCCTCGACCCGGTCGCGGATCCCCACACGCTCGTGCTGGGCGGTCCCGGCTCCGGCCGTACGGCGACGCTGCGCACCCTCCTCCACGAGATCGTCCGCAGCCACCCGGCCGACCGCGCCCAGGTCGTGCTGGTCGACCCCCGCCGGTCCTTGCTGGGCGAGGTCCCCGAGGCGCACCTGCTGGGCCACCACGGGACGGGCGCCGCCCCGGCCCTCGCCGAGCTGGCCGACCACCTGCAGCGCCGGCTGCCCGGTCCCGGGGTCACCCGCGAGCAGCTCCGGGCGCGGTCGTGGTGGTCCGGAGCCGAGGTCTTCGTCGTGGTCGACGACCACGAGCTGGCGCTGCTGCCGGGCGAACCGCCGCCTCTTGCCCCGTTGCTCCCGCTGCTCCCGCGCGCGGCCGACGTCGGGCTGCACCTGGTGCTGGCGACCGGCACCAGCGTCCGGGCACTCCACGACCCGGTCGCCCAGGCGCTGCGCGGGTTGGCGTCCCCGACCCTGCTGCTCCCGGGAGACCCGACCGACGGTCCCGTGGTCGGGCGGCTCACGGCCGTCCCGGGGCCTCCGGGCCGTGCCCGACTGGTCGGCCGAGACGGGGCCAGGGCGCTGCAGGTGATGTGGACCGAACCCGCGGGGTGA
- a CDS encoding type VII secretion protein EccB, with translation MTSRQDLLEAQAYVRRRLHAVLVGGAPGGLEPEPGQPGRALLGGLLVGVLLLAGAAVLALLR, from the coding sequence GTGACCAGTCGCCAGGACCTGCTCGAGGCGCAGGCCTACGTCCGTCGCCGGCTGCACGCCGTGCTCGTCGGTGGCGCTCCGGGCGGCCTGGAGCCCGAGCCGGGCCAGCCCGGCCGCGCGCTGCTCGGGGGCCTGCTGGTCGGCGTGCTCCTGCTCGCCGGGGCTGCGGTGCTCGCGCTGCTCCGCTGA
- a CDS encoding WXG100 family type VII secretion target has protein sequence MDLDRIRVSHDGLDRAADGLQALVRRIDDRLDRLDAELAPLRSDWSGQAQQAYLSARQQWEQAIREMRDLLDATGRTVVRSNGDYRAADQRGAASFGA, from the coding sequence ATGGACCTCGACCGCATCCGCGTCTCCCACGACGGCCTCGATCGCGCAGCAGACGGGCTGCAGGCGCTGGTGCGTCGCATCGACGACCGCCTCGACCGCCTCGACGCAGAGCTGGCCCCGTTGCGCAGCGACTGGTCCGGCCAGGCGCAGCAGGCCTATCTCTCAGCCCGTCAGCAGTGGGAGCAGGCGATCCGCGAGATGCGCGACCTGCTCGACGCCACCGGACGCACCGTGGTCCGGTCCAACGGCGACTACCGCGCAGCCGACCAGCGGGGCGCGGCCAGCTTCGGGGCCTGA
- a CDS encoding YbaB/EbfC family nucleoid-associated protein, whose amino-acid sequence MSQTPDNPFDALGGGGFDINALMQQAQQMQEQIEQAQQRLTETTVDGTVAGGAVTVTVNGVGELVGVEIRAGGFDGSDPDDLADLGDMIVAAYRDAKAQADTVASEALGPLSGGGGLPGLGGA is encoded by the coding sequence ATGAGCCAGACCCCCGACAACCCCTTCGACGCCCTCGGCGGCGGCGGCTTCGACATCAACGCCCTCATGCAGCAGGCCCAGCAGATGCAGGAGCAGATCGAGCAGGCCCAGCAGCGGCTCACCGAGACCACGGTCGACGGCACGGTCGCCGGCGGTGCGGTGACCGTGACGGTCAACGGAGTGGGCGAGCTGGTCGGCGTGGAGATCCGGGCCGGCGGCTTCGACGGCAGCGACCCCGACGACCTCGCCGACCTCGGCGACATGATCGTCGCCGCCTACCGCGACGCCAAGGCCCAGGCCGACACCGTGGCCAGCGAGGCGCTCGGCCCGCTGTCCGGCGGCGGCGGGCTGCCCGGCCTCGGAGGGGCCTGA
- a CDS encoding WXG100 family type VII secretion target — MAHEMGMGAGTLGRAAELTAAAREELDRMSAELDAEIVQLRGRWEGAGGRAFFVLQDAWNDRQRRIVAALDGFSSSLRSTERDVLATDEAQAATYHHDLSRLG, encoded by the coding sequence ATGGCCCACGAGATGGGGATGGGTGCCGGCACCCTCGGCCGGGCGGCCGAGCTGACGGCGGCCGCCCGCGAGGAGCTCGACCGGATGAGTGCCGAGCTCGACGCCGAGATCGTGCAGCTGCGAGGGCGGTGGGAGGGCGCCGGCGGCCGGGCGTTCTTCGTCCTCCAGGACGCCTGGAACGACAGGCAGCGCCGGATCGTCGCCGCCCTCGACGGGTTCTCGTCGTCGCTCCGCTCGACCGAGCGCGACGTGCTCGCCACCGACGAGGCGCAGGCCGCGACCTACCACCACGACCTCAGCCGCCTCGGCTGA
- a CDS encoding DNA polymerase III subunit gamma and tau: MESPLALYRRYRPETFADVIGQDHVTTPLRAALANNRVNHAYLFSGPRGCGKTTSARILARALNCEQAPISDPCGECDSCRDLARGGPGSIDVIEIDAASHGGVDDARDLREKAFFAPVRSPYKVYIIDEAHMVTTQGFNALLKLVEEPPPHLRFIFATTEPEKVIPTIRSRTHHYPFRLIPPRLLTTYLAELCEREGVSVEPAALPLIVRAGAGSARDSLSVLDQLLGGAGPEGITHDLAVGLLGYTPASLLDDVVDAFAAGDGAAVFGVVDRVIETGQDPRRFTEDLLRRLRDLVIVSAVPDAPATGLIDVSADQAERLVQQANRFGPAELSRAADLVAASLTDMRGATAPRLLLELICARVLLPGADPSESGVLARVDRLEKRASIAGGPPSAAPVREDPAPPTAQHPTTPVTEPETSAPVVEPAPAMPEPVEPAVAPAPEAEAPAAAPAPEPAAAPEPAAPPAPAGALSLVDVRRLWPDIVEATKLRRRVAWMHLTQNSQVVAVEGTVLTLGFANTGARDSFVNGGCDEILRQAAIDVAGVDWRVETIVDPGAAGGQGATPPPRQAPPAPEPPADEDRDDPPPAAATDPGASSAAREAIRSTRPAGPADDDGPSRAEADADAHPDDPDADTSGLAGAELLQRELGAQVIEEIRHS, translated from the coding sequence GTGGAGTCACCCCTCGCCCTCTATCGCCGCTACCGGCCGGAGACGTTCGCCGACGTCATCGGGCAGGACCACGTGACGACTCCCCTCCGCGCGGCCCTCGCCAACAACCGGGTCAACCACGCCTACCTCTTCTCCGGCCCCCGCGGCTGCGGCAAGACGACCTCCGCCCGGATCCTCGCCCGCGCCCTCAACTGCGAGCAGGCGCCGATCTCCGACCCCTGCGGCGAGTGCGACAGCTGCCGCGACCTGGCCCGGGGCGGGCCGGGATCGATCGACGTGATCGAGATCGACGCGGCCTCCCACGGTGGCGTCGACGACGCCCGTGACCTGCGGGAGAAGGCGTTCTTCGCCCCGGTGCGGAGTCCCTACAAGGTCTACATCATCGACGAGGCCCACATGGTCACGACGCAGGGCTTCAACGCCCTGCTCAAGCTGGTCGAGGAGCCCCCGCCCCACCTGCGCTTCATCTTCGCGACGACCGAGCCGGAGAAGGTCATCCCGACCATCCGCTCCCGGACCCACCACTACCCCTTCCGGCTGATCCCGCCGCGGCTGCTCACGACCTACCTCGCCGAGCTCTGCGAGCGCGAGGGGGTGTCGGTGGAGCCGGCCGCGCTGCCGCTGATCGTCCGCGCCGGCGCCGGGTCTGCCCGTGACTCGCTGTCCGTCCTCGACCAGCTGCTCGGTGGCGCCGGTCCCGAGGGCATCACCCACGACCTCGCCGTCGGCCTCCTCGGCTACACGCCCGCCTCCCTCCTCGACGACGTGGTCGACGCGTTCGCCGCCGGCGACGGTGCGGCGGTCTTCGGGGTGGTCGACCGGGTCATCGAGACCGGTCAGGACCCCCGCCGCTTCACCGAGGACCTGCTCCGGCGACTGCGTGACCTGGTGATCGTCTCCGCCGTCCCCGACGCTCCCGCCACCGGCCTGATCGACGTCTCGGCCGACCAGGCCGAGCGGCTGGTCCAGCAGGCCAACCGCTTCGGTCCCGCCGAGCTGAGCCGCGCGGCCGACCTGGTCGCCGCCTCGCTCACCGACATGCGCGGGGCGACCGCGCCCCGGCTGCTGCTCGAGCTGATCTGCGCCCGGGTGCTGCTGCCCGGCGCCGACCCGTCCGAGTCGGGCGTGCTCGCCCGCGTCGACCGGCTCGAGAAGCGCGCCTCGATCGCCGGCGGCCCCCCCAGCGCGGCCCCGGTGCGCGAGGACCCCGCACCCCCGACCGCCCAACACCCCACCACCCCGGTGACCGAGCCCGAGACCAGCGCGCCGGTCGTCGAGCCGGCGCCGGCCATGCCCGAGCCGGTCGAGCCGGCCGTGGCACCCGCGCCCGAGGCCGAGGCTCCCGCCGCGGCGCCGGCCCCGGAGCCCGCGGCGGCGCCCGAGCCCGCAGCACCACCCGCCCCGGCCGGCGCGCTCTCGCTCGTCGACGTACGCCGGCTGTGGCCCGACATCGTCGAGGCGACCAAGCTCCGCCGCCGGGTGGCGTGGATGCACCTCACCCAGAACTCCCAGGTGGTGGCCGTCGAGGGCACGGTGCTGACCCTCGGGTTCGCCAACACCGGTGCCCGCGACTCCTTCGTCAACGGCGGCTGCGACGAGATCCTGCGCCAGGCGGCGATCGACGTGGCGGGCGTCGACTGGCGGGTGGAGACCATCGTCGACCCGGGCGCCGCCGGTGGCCAGGGTGCCACCCCGCCCCCGCGCCAGGCGCCGCCCGCGCCGGAGCCGCCCGCCGACGAGGACCGGGACGACCCGCCGCCGGCTGCCGCAACGGACCCCGGCGCGTCGAGCGCCGCGCGCGAGGCGATCCGCTCCACCCGTCCCGCCGGCCCGGCCGACGACGACGGCCCGTCCCGGGCGGAGGCCGACGCCGATGCCCACCCCGACGACCCCGACGCCGACACCAGCGGGCTGGCCGGCGCCGAGCTGCTGCAGCGCGAGCTCGGCGCCCAGGTGATCGAGGAGATCCGCCACTCGTGA